Proteins encoded within one genomic window of Rossellomorea vietnamensis:
- a CDS encoding 6-phospho-beta-glucosidase, whose amino-acid sequence MKKGIKIVTIGGGSSYTPEFVEGLIKRYDELPVRELWLVDIEEGREKLNIVGNLAKRMVEKAGVPMEVHLTLERRKALKGADFVTTQMRVGQLKARIQDERLPIKYGMIGQETNGAGGLFKGMRTIPVLLEISEEMQELCPDAWLINFTNPAGMVTEALLRYGSHPKVVGVCNLPINTRMTLAKLLGVEVERVLIEFAGLNHMVYGLDVLLDGESVLEEVLDIMSDPDRQVSMRNIAPLPWEPEFIRSLGVIPCPYHRYYYKTGDILEKQLEEFKTGTTRAEVVQQLEEELFDLYKDESLAVKPPQLEERGGAYYSDAACNLISSIYNDRGDIQTLNVRNNGAISDLPRDSAVEVNCVVTKAGPEPIAIGELPVSVSGLVQQIKSFERVAAEASVTGSYEKALLAMTINPLVTSDVKAKQLLDEMLEVHKEYLPQFGERLTQN is encoded by the coding sequence ATGAAAAAAGGAATCAAGATTGTGACGATCGGCGGGGGCTCGAGCTATACTCCCGAGTTTGTTGAAGGATTGATCAAGCGGTATGATGAGCTTCCGGTTCGTGAATTATGGCTTGTGGATATTGAAGAGGGAAGAGAGAAGCTGAATATTGTCGGGAATTTAGCGAAGCGAATGGTGGAGAAGGCAGGAGTCCCGATGGAAGTCCATTTAACACTGGAGAGGAGAAAGGCGTTGAAGGGAGCTGACTTTGTCACGACCCAGATGCGGGTCGGACAGCTGAAAGCCCGGATTCAGGACGAGCGCCTGCCGATCAAATACGGGATGATCGGCCAGGAGACAAATGGGGCAGGGGGACTTTTTAAGGGAATGAGGACAATCCCTGTTCTTTTGGAAATCTCAGAGGAAATGCAGGAACTGTGCCCTGATGCCTGGCTGATCAATTTTACGAATCCTGCAGGTATGGTAACTGAGGCGTTGCTGCGCTATGGTTCGCATCCGAAGGTCGTGGGCGTTTGCAATCTTCCCATCAATACGAGAATGACGCTTGCAAAACTCCTCGGTGTCGAGGTGGAACGCGTACTTATCGAATTTGCCGGACTCAATCATATGGTCTACGGACTGGACGTACTGCTGGACGGAGAATCTGTATTGGAGGAAGTACTCGACATCATGAGTGATCCGGACAGGCAGGTGAGTATGCGGAATATTGCTCCACTGCCGTGGGAACCGGAATTCATCAGGAGTCTGGGAGTCATCCCTTGCCCATATCACCGCTATTACTACAAAACGGGTGATATTTTAGAAAAGCAGCTGGAGGAATTCAAGACCGGTACGACTCGTGCGGAGGTCGTCCAGCAGTTGGAGGAAGAGCTGTTTGATTTGTATAAGGATGAAAGTTTAGCGGTTAAGCCTCCGCAACTTGAAGAGCGGGGAGGGGCTTATTACAGTGATGCAGCATGCAATCTCATATCGTCCATTTACAACGATCGCGGGGATATCCAGACTTTGAATGTACGAAATAATGGAGCAATCAGTGATTTGCCAAGGGATTCTGCCGTGGAAGTGAACTGCGTTGTGACGAAAGCGGGACCGGAGCCGATTGCAATCGGAGAACTCCCTGTGTCGGTCAGTGGCCTTGTGCAACAGATCAAATCCTTTGAGCGGGTGGCTGCAGAGGCATCCGTAACCGGTTCCTATGAAAAAGCATTGCTTGCCATGACCATCAATCCGTTGGTGACCAGTGATGTGAAAGCGAAGCAGCTGCTGGACGAGATGCTTGAGGTTCATAAAGAGTATTTGCCTCAGTTTGGTGAGCGGCTGACCCAAAATTAA